A stretch of DNA from Xyrauchen texanus isolate HMW12.3.18 chromosome 31, RBS_HiC_50CHRs, whole genome shotgun sequence:
AGATTATGAAGGATGACCTAATAGTGACATCAAACATGTTGACACACAGCAGGCGAGACAAGTTGACACAGAAATAAAGAtgaatcaaatattttattatttatccaATTGCCATTCAAATGCTTTCAAATTTTACAATATTTGGTCAAATTGTggatataattttgtatttaagtATTAAGTTGCATTTAAGGAAGGAGTTCATTAACATTCTCGACCCAGGGCCCAAACAAGAAATTTTGGGTTTACCTGGGACCTACACCAAAAAAATCATGTAGCATGCTGTACGGATAGTTCAGCTacaaatgaaacttctctcatcgtttactcaatctcatgccatccaagatgtgtattacttttctTAAGCAgagcacaaagatttttttattattaggtctatacaatgcaagcgaatggtgaccaaaactttgtagctctaaaaatcacataaagaaaacatagaagtaatccataaactccagtggataaagccttcagaagcaacataacaggtctgggtgagaaactgataatCATTTAAGTCCTAGGTTTAGTAGCTGTGTCTTATACCAACCTATAgatttgtttcagaagacattaattgatcgatttgagtcttgtggattatttttatgctgcctaaatatgccttttggaccgtcaaacagccagcagcctgatggtacccatttacttgcattgtatggacaaactgagctgaaatctgcttctAAAAATAGTCACTTTCACGTTTCTgctgaaggaaagtcatacatatttgggaGAACTAACgctttaatttcaaaatatatatatatgattttttttttttaatcaaatgatgtTTATgctaacattagataatgcactagaaactaaaatgaactaacaatgaaaaatgtaatttgtatcaaCTAACTTTAACAAAGATAGCCAAAATTTGGTAATGGATCCTTTTAACAAGCTTTgcgattttaattttaatatgatAAACATTGGATCATCTCATATTGATGGCATCATCTCAGTGTCCCGTACACAGCTGCTAGAGGGTGTCATTGGCTCGTGCCATAGATGCAGACTGTTTTAAATGCGGATATGGTCTTGAAGGCTATTTTGCAATTTTCAATCTTAACTCAATCCGTAATGCTGCATTACaggatatcttaaaaaaaaatacttattattGATATGTTTTTCACCCACATATCATATCAAAGATctggatttcaccactggagtcttctggacgAACAGTCAAACAGTCTTGGTGAGATACAGGAAACGGTGTTCTTCCATCCAGATGCAGCAAGTACCAAATATTTACGTAGATATACATAACAATGAAGACAAAGAGGAATATATACAAATATGCTTGAGGAaattcttttgcaaaacttttattttgacaccataccATGAACCTAGCAAACTTTGGCATCACAAGCAGCTAATTTTTTACTAATAACCtcctatttatgtatttttatttcctgCTACCATCTTAATTAAATTAAAGCACCTGATCAATCAATAATAGGCTATAAGTTATCAATTATGTGCACTGAACTACAGAACGGCAAAAGtgaataaacatttttttattgtgttttaaagTACATAGTTTAAGTACATAATTTACTTGTTCTTGCTGGACCTGAAGATGATTTTTGCTCACTGTGACTACTTGGGCAATACTTTTTTACATGTTTCTGTAGATGTGCTGATTGGGTGAAACTCCTCCCACATGAAGAGCAGTGGTATGGTTTCTCTCCTGTATGGATTCTTTCATGTGATTTCAGGTATTGTGAGtaactgaaactctttccacagtatgAGCACTTGTACGGTTTTTCTCCTGTGTGGATTCTATCATGAATTTTCAGGTCTTCTGACCGAGTGAaagtctttccacagtgtgagcacttgtatggtttcccTTCAGTATGAATCCTTTGGTGCCGATTCAACTGGCTGGCTGTAATAAAggtcttcccacattcaaagcaaCCATGAGCCCTCACACCAGTATGCATTTTCTGGTGCACTTTAAAATAGTACAGGcctgtaaaactctttccacaaacagaacacttgtaaggcttctccTTTGTGTGCACTTGTAGATGTCGTTTTAGGCATGATTCCCcaacaaatgttttaccacacttatcacattcaAACGGTCTTACTCCTAAATGACAGCGGAGATGATATGTGAGACTAGGTGCACttttgaaactcttttcacataGATGGCatttgtaaggcttctctccagtatgaatcattttgtgataattaagactttcctttcttctgaaactctttccacactgatggcacatgTAAGGTGTGTGAACCTTCATGTGAATGTTAAGCTGGCTTTCATTTGTGAAATTCTTTTCACACAGAGAGCAGGTGAATAAGTTTTCAGCAGCTGTTCTTTGAGACTTTTTTAGTGAGAAAATTTTTGTAGTCTCTGAGCAgctcaaagatttttctccagttgtgAAATCATGTTTTTTCTCCAGTTCTTGACGTTCCTTTTTCACTTCGATCAGCtctaaaatgacataaaattgATAAAAATCAATTAAACTGGAACAAATGTAGACAGAAATCTAGTTGAACCCAGACATACTGGCAAAACATAAACAtcctttattcatttatttttgctgtgCCAGAGGTAGCAATTTAGTACTAATTTCTCATTTTCAAGAACATTATACAAACGAGAAAACTCAGCTTTCACAGAAGTGTTCAAGAGTCTTCAACTTGCATTTTGATTGACTTGAACAGTATATACAAATCAGAGACTAATGTGGCGGAATGACCCACCCCTTCCTGTCGTCATCGCCGCCCCACCACTAAGGGCCATCCTTCAGCCAGGTTCACCATGGGAGTGGGCATGAGAGAGGTGGGGCGCCATCTAATAAGCCTTATTTGGGCAACGCATAATGAGGCACACCTGATGTGCTTAGAGCCTCATCACCATGGCTTCTAtctccctgtgtgcacacaacagtGTCCTCACAGGTCCAGGAGCAGAGCGGGGAGAGAAACGTCAAATTAGATGACCCATCAGACCAGCAGACTAGAACCCCACCACGAGATATGTCACCACGAGAGGACAAGATGCGTTACAGCCGATGGGCTAGATTGCCAGGCCGCCATGGCCATGGGAAGACAAGTTGCCATAGAAACCACCACCCCccatgttagccagaggggaactggccccacagtgagtctggttttacccaagtttatttttctccattaaccaacatcttatggacttttgtgttccttgccacagtcatcttcagcttgctcacagaggtttattaatacaattattaaataattacttatttttaaacacaatacacaatcgtaaattatcaaactacacaatgacgaCTCTTAAGACATTTTAGATATTACagttaattttctgttaatgcattattttctgtaaagctgctttgtgttgtgaaagacgctatacaaataaaaatgacttgatcttGTGCCCCAGAATCTATAAGGGTTGTAACCGCCGAACCCCGCTTACATCTTGGACCATCCCATGGGCACACCCCAACTTTCATATAGCCCCATGGACTACATGCACTGATCTGAGAAAGCAATGACTGGTATATACGCCAATCCAAGCGCATTTCACCGTTTCTACTTCCGCTTTGAAATATTGCAGCCGCTAGTTTCCGATTAAATGTGTTTACACGATCTGCAGTTGCCTAGTTCCTGTATATACGCTACCAttgaaaagtttatttcagtAATTTGCCTGAactgtttctcatgatcttaaaaaccttttgatctgaaggcggaCGAcagacgacagccgcacctctcagGGCGgctcggaggcagacctccagcccctggcggacggaacgcccagCATCACgctgttcttggggaacagaaggggtctcccccaccccagGCGGTCGGctgcgagcccctccccgctcgtggtcggcggtctccgaccccgccgcgtttcagcggcttgtaggggactcctccgcccctagcagcggccctgaccgctccaggcagtcggttaggagccacTTCTCCCCTCGCGTccggcggccgggctcctcgtcccccggcagatggccgcggttgctccgttggggtggacggtagtggcgagaactttactacggtgtatccctcctccttcccggatttcggcaccagtgtaaataagtcaatggaaaggaggcagcgagaaccggcttgataatataaataatagttttaatgataaacttaaaaagacacaaacacacgacGGACGTGTCCGTAAACGGTCTCTCTCTCCCGCaaaatcctccgcagtcagcctttatccctctcggaggcatgattagcctgataagggaccgtgtATAATCACGTGTgtagggtgtgtataatcacgacccggccccgccctccaccctaatgtatttataaataaaaacatctggGCATTTATCCAAAGGAAAGTAATTTGCAATCGTTGTATAGTGGAATTTATTGTTAAATCTCAACTGGTATGAAATATCATTAATGAAAGAAATGCCTGTTAATGAGTTTGATTTATTGCTTAGTTACTTTACTGAGTCCTACATTTTTCCTACATTTGgaaagggaaaaaatatatttagatggCAAATTTCAGCTAATTATAATAATGAGACGTCACGTTATACCaccaaaaatatgatttgttgaAATAATCTGCCTTCCAATGAATAAATCTCTGCATGTAGACGCACTGAACATTGTAACTGGAAACGCCTGAGCCACAATACTTAAAACAAGGACGCAGTTGTGCAAGTAGTCCATTGCACTGCAAGGACGCCATATTCCCCTTTATTTGACACTAGACCCCAATGAATAGTTTTATTCCCCCTTTttgaaaattttatatttataatttaaaataaatgcctctcTGGGGCCTGTCCGTCTCATGCTCACCTCGCTACACTCGCCCTCACATTCGTCGCTTAGATGGAAAGCCCGAAGCGGGACAGAGAATCCATGGGGATGCCTCCCAACAGTCAAAATGGTAAGTGACACTTAAAGAGCATTTGCACTGCAGTTGGTTGAGGCTTTCATGTTTAACCCGTGTTTTCTCTGTCCCCAATGGGAGCGAGCGAGGGGGTGAGCTGGGCTGGAGAGGTATCCCGTACATGCCCACTCCCACCGTAGAGCCTGGTTAAGGAATAAAAACCACCTGACTTGACCTGAAGGAAGTAGCATTCCAGTGTGGATGGCAGAAGAGTGTTAACCTCTGGTTCTGGACTTATGGTCTAAATGGAGCGTTGGAGGGGGTGCTGCCAGAAATTAAATATCATTCAAGAAACTtacctgaaggaataaaatcctcatcttcatcactctgttgttgCTTTGCTGTcgtttcatcatcatcttcatcacgcTGTTGTTTCTCTGCCAtagtttctcctctcatcttcatcaggtttcTGCAATCCAGcaacttcactgaacacatcttctcTGGTGTCTCCAGtatctgctgttcatcatcatcttcatcatcactctgttgttcctctgctttgttttcttcttttatctcctcctgcttcacttcaatcttcactggtgtctgcagcatctgctgttctccagcgttacagacagaagtcagagactctgtggaggtttgatcaccctgattactgtcacacacactctcctgagcagcagtagaacagagtaaagtgagctgtgagtcctgtgtgtctctggatctctgttcagagagtttgtccagcagctgctgtggtgtggactgatctctgccgctccacactgaatcctgacattctgtggaggtcccatcggtcacacacactgaagattgacaggaaaccttttccagctcctgacaaacacaacacaatcacatctgtaccgttcatcatcacagagtcacagtcatatcacatcatttgaaacttacttacaatctcaactttaactcGCTCAAAACAGGTGCAGGATGAATACAgttctctctccatcagttttgtcttcagtgacgtcacctctttcttcagctgagagatttctgtgatgaaatcatcaatatccagcatggacagatcagttcctactgatttacagcagatcacatccacctgctctctcatgatgaacatctgaacacaaaaacatcctcattataatggactgacattcatcacactcaaaaatataattatatgatTACACACAAGGACAGATCTTTTAAACAAGATCGGTTTCTtagatgttataaatataaatgtctttgtgtttggtATAATTTTCCTAACTGCATGAAAATTATCAGCTATAACAACAGGctaaatactgtaaaattataatGTCACCTAATATAAACTCATTATCAATCAGCCACTGGATTTAATGAGCACATATGTAAGTTAAGAATATATTATGTTggaggcctgggtatctcagcgagtattgacgccgactaccacccATGTAgtagcgagttcgaatccagggtgtgatgagtgactccagccaggtctcctaagcaaccaaattggcccggttgctagggagtatagagtcacatggggtaacctccttgtggtcttgattaggggttctcgttctcaatggggtgcgtggtgagctgtgtgtggatcgcggagagtagcatgagcctccacatgctgcgagtctctgcggtgtcatgcatgaCGAAcctcgtgataagatgcgtgggttgactgtctcagaggtggagcaactgagacttgtcctccgagAAAGGTGGATTAGTTAAGAACTAATGATTTACACATTTGCTGTATGAAAGACACAGCATTAACACATTTGCCCTGTGAAAAATTGCATGGGacaaactttggttttatttaaaGTGAGGGGGACATTTCTCCTGCATCCCCCGCGTATTCTACGCCCATGATTATCAAGGAGAATATTTtccttgcagtaatttcctcaacAAGAACCTCTTGTCTgctaaagtaataaaaaaatggtaAGCTATTAGACAAGGCAAATCAATTAGCAGGCTGCTCAGACAATGTCAAAGcctttttattcttaagaaaaaaattaaggcgttcttaagaaaatatttgagaacttgAGAATTGCACTTAAGAGCGTTCTTATAAATTCTTATAATTTATCCAAAgaactttctttttgtttttttttggtcttttccTTAATGACATTTTCGTGAATCAACCCCAGAATATTTTAAAGcgttaattacaaaataatgctCCATGTGGAGATACTAAGCTTTGTTTGTTCATTAAAACGccacagagagaaaaacaaaacgcGCAGAAAAATACACATCAACACAGATCTAAAGTGGACgcaacataaatacataaatgatgtaaaacacattaaacacgTACCTAAGCACTCAAACTGTCTGCAGCTCTCGTTTAATCTCGTGTTTTATGGTGGTTGGATAGAAACAACTCGCGGTGAGTTTCTGCCGACTACTGGACTGGAGTGAATCACACAAGATGATTTAGCATGAAAAGTAGTGATGGGCAATACCAATCATTTCCAATATCGTCGATACCCGATACAAATACCGATACTATTAGATGTTTTGTGATTtattgggataaaatgggtaattatataaaaaaatatgcataattCAAGacgtattatttgtatttttacatttgtgagcctaaacagaaaattatgaaACTTCTGTTTTgtatacccttacaaaaattactGTGGTGGTTTCACTACAGTAGCTAACAAACTTGGTGGGCTACTATAACGTTACTGACACATAGGCAGGgaggcagcagcccctcccagctcctatcccagttgtttttcttggcttgtgtggaggtgagtggtgatgaacaaaagactaagctaccagtgcctcaactttacagctaattagccaaaagccaaatatagttaacttgtctcttgctaacatgcatgactcatgagctactagctaatgtaataagttagttaaagtttagctaaggcaatgACCATACAGGCTAAAGTACTGTACTTAATAAAGAGACACTGCAGGtgaatacaataaaaattgtgtctaataacatcatcacaatcgccacattgatatgaaaattaggcattaactaattaaaatgagctaatttgcatacatttgacaaggcactgcaggtgaataggataaacaaaataactgaagcatatcaccacagaacTTCCCCAGTTAATGATTTATCAAGAGTCTTTTCCCCTgatatgttttgtttaaatatgcagattagcTTGTTTTGGTTAATTTAGAAGAAATCTACAGAAGCAAACAAAGGGTAGTAAGCTTATCACCATGTGTATTTTGGAAGTTTTCTTTCCATTAGAAAAAAAGACGACATGGAAGCAAAATAGatcaaaatctcaaaattgaccactACATGAAAAAAGTGTCCTGCCTTAAACAGTAACTTCATAATTCTGATCATAGGCTAAACTATCCATTATATTAGTTTGTTGTATGCTGATAGATTGAGATTTGATCAATACATTAATGTATTCAGGCAATTCATTATTCTGCTCCTTGGCTGCACAATGGCAAatggtgcagtcatttattctaaatatatatttgaaactagtagcataaaaaacatttgctgttgttcttgtgataaacctagtgaatactaaaACTATGatctctgtgtgaactgattattttgtagaaatctgtttctgagtatgaaacaattgcgtgagtgtgagggaattaaaataatataaaataataattgtttaaaaattttttttaaaaataaataattatgagaagtgcccacAAACCCTGATGACCTGATAGAACTGGACGATGACAATGAAGATGGCTGGGCAGGTGAGCGCATGCTCTAACAGAATCGTTTGTGAAATTTGTTCAATGCATGATGGTCTGCTGTTCTTCAGGTCTTCACAAGGAGGTGGATTACAGTGAGAAGCTGAAGTTCAGTGATGATGAGGAAGATCACTCCTTACGTGAGAAGAATAAGATCTGGTGAGTCTGCCTGTGCTTTGGGGTCGGTATGCAGTGTTCCCAGAATTCTGAAAactacacaaacatttttttttttacatttggagaagtgcccttttttccacttgagcccctgccccccaaaatgtctgtgcacatccTTGGTAGCACAGGTAGAAAGCCCAGAACAGCTGGCATGTGCAGAGGCAGCCTCACGCTATGGTTTGCTCTGGGATAACTAAATCTGTTAAAATACAACAGAGGCTAATGGAAATAATTAGGATTGTGAGCTGCTGTTGCAGCTCCTGTTCAACAGCAGTGCAACCTGAGATGAGGAATAACTTGGATGAGGAAAAGCTTGAGCGTTGAGTAGTGAGTAGGAAGTGTGGTGTCACAGTGTGCGGGACAAATGTTGGGAGACATTTCTGGAGCAAAGCAAGCCGCTGCTTATACATTGGCAGGTCAAGATGAACAACCTCCTCCTGAACGTATGTTTGGAACTTAATTTAATCTTGCGATAATGTAAAAATCTGGGATAAGCTCCGACGTGATGTTAAGTGATTTTATTTGCTTATGTAAAAGTATTGTAAAGCATAAATCATCGCTAATGACAGACCCTTTCCTGCCAATGTCATGTTCATATTTAAGTCTGTGCGACTAAGGGCTCACAGGTTCATTTGTTTCAACAAAAGGACCCAAAACGTGgaaaccaaaaatacaaaatctttatttaCTACAATTATCAAGCAGTAACTTTAAAACATGTAAAAGGCTGTATGACCCGGGCAGAAATtgcacacatgaacacaaacatgCCGTTTATGCTTTCAGGGATTAAATGCACTGAAGGATTTTCTGTTTGTCATCAAGTTCATCATTCAGTCTTTTTATTTcttcacatttcttttttgcaGACCACCTTAGACTGTTTGACTGGGCAATGAATGCAAGATTCCCTACACTTTCTGCCTTTAACGCAAGGTCAATCAATCTCATCAGAGAGTTTTCCTtctcatgttttgtttttctgcttctTTAAGTCTTTTGTTCCTCAAAATGAGAGAGGTATCACGGTCTTGCCGAGGATGAAGACTGAAGGACTTAGTTACCACAAAGTTATAAATTCCCCCCACTGACTTCAAATGATCGTGCACAAGATGCTGTGCACTGCAAGTGCTTTCCTTCATGTTTTCAACCTCGATTTGTCTATTGACTGGAAAACCTCTCCACTGGAGTGCCACAACATTCCACAGTATTTTGTACACCTCTCCTGCCATTGTTTCATAGAATAGGGTACCTACCTGGCCTGTGGCAGGATTGAAGTCAGTGAAATCTGCCCTTCTCTTTGGCACAGTCTCATTGATGAACTTCCTGTACTGTTTGAGAATATCACCacaatcattttcatctactcgTTTGGTCTCAATGAGCAGTTTGAGGATACTTTAACTTGTTGATGATCCAAGGAGGATGGCAAGCAATAAAGATTGATGCAAGGCAATCCAGGTTGCGCACGAGAGTGTACTGTAGAGATGTTTTTGTAATTTCCCTGCAAGTGCAAGTAAGAATGTTCTGCAATCCATCCTGAACTCCAACTCTCTCTTCTCACTAATCTTCTGTGATGACACCAGTTCCTTCAGCATTTTGTCTGCAGAAAACCCCCACATGAACTTTACTTGCATGAATGAGATTGTTTTAGTCTGTGACACCTATTGACATCAATTTTGTTACTGCGTTTGCATTAGCCATCACATCAGGCTTGATAAAACGATCCATAATTGACATAACATTAGAAAGATCAGCAGCCAGAAAAGGAATCATAGGTCTGTCTGTTTGATATAGATTCAAGAAAGGTGCAACCTCTTTTGAAAATGACAAATGAAAGGCCAACTTTGCAGGCATCAGTGGGTCTCTGCACCCTTCTTTGACATTAGTATAGGATTTAGTTCCAGGGTTGGGGAATATGCATACCTCTGCTGCACATTTCATCAAGTCGGTCAATATCTTGATCATTCTCTCTGTAACTGTACCCATCTTGTTTTACAAATAATAACATAGAATTGACATCACGTTCAAGGTCCATTTGTATATGGTCTtggaatttaaaatgtacattaggTCCATCCATGGAAAGCTGTACAAGACCTTTGTAATTTAACCCCTCTGTCGACTTGTGGAAGACCTCCACCATGTCCTCTGCTGTGGCCCATGAATTCAGAAGTGAAGTAATGGGTTACTACAGCATCATTTTCCCAAAGTCTTAAATTAATGTCCATTTGCTTTGTTTGGGTCTTCTGATTCAAGctttttaaaa
This window harbors:
- the LOC127625257 gene encoding zinc finger protein ZFP2-like isoform X2; this encodes MFIMREQVDVICCKSVGTDLSMLDIDDFITEISQLKKEVTSLKTKLMERELYSSCTCFERVKVEIELEKVSCQSSVCVTDGTSTECQDSVWSGRDQSTPQQLLDKLSEQRSRDTQDSQLTLLCSTAAQESVCDSNQGDQTSTESLTSVCNAGEQQMLQTPVKIEVKQEEIKEENKAEEQQSDDEDDDEQQILETPEKMCSVKLLDCRNLMKMRGETMAEKQQRDEDDDETTAKQQQSDEDEDFIPSELIEVKKERQELEKKHDFTTGEKSLSCSETTKIFSLKKSQRTAAENLFTCSLCEKNFTNESQLNIHMKVHTPYMCHQCGKSFRRKESLNYHKMIHTGEKPYKCHLCEKSFKSAPSLTYHLRCHLGVRPFECDKCGKTFVGESCLKRHLQVHTKEKPYKCSVCGKSFTGLYYFKVHQKMHTGVRAHGCFECGKTFITASQLNRHQRIHTEGKPYKCSHCGKTFTRSEDLKIHDRIHTGEKPYKCSYCGKSFSYSQYLKSHERIHTGEKPYHCSSCGRSFTQSAHLQKHVKKYCPSSHSEQKSSSGPARTSKLCT